In a genomic window of Occallatibacter riparius:
- a CDS encoding MBL fold metallo-hydrolase has protein sequence MSYLVPARRESRRFLNPVPTEVGGLSVMFKIGPEFFLGSKARSPKHQLGPFKTDPRIFDELTRTGLRVTWFGHASSLVELDGIRILIDPVWEERASPTTWSGPKRFFAPTLPLEQLPPIDVVLISHDHYDHLGAGTMRTLANLPATRSARWIAPLGVGSILEEMGLDRARCRELDWMDTVHAGPIAITALPARHFSGRSLFNRMQTLWASFALIGPTRRVYYGADSGEWSGFEEIGARFGPFDLTMLEIGASNPLWAQIHMGPEGAVRSFRALGSSGLLMPIHWGLFDLALHHWRQPIEYMFAVENLKLWSPAPGQPAEVIKGDELRSNWWKPEASSP, from the coding sequence ATGAGTTATCTGGTGCCGGCCCGGCGCGAAAGCCGCCGCTTCCTGAACCCTGTGCCTACGGAGGTAGGCGGCCTTTCCGTCATGTTCAAGATCGGCCCGGAGTTCTTTCTCGGCTCGAAAGCGCGCTCGCCAAAGCACCAGCTCGGCCCATTCAAGACTGATCCACGCATCTTCGACGAACTCACTCGCACCGGCCTGCGCGTCACCTGGTTCGGGCACGCGTCTTCACTGGTTGAACTCGATGGCATCCGCATCCTCATCGACCCCGTATGGGAAGAGCGCGCTTCACCAACAACCTGGTCCGGCCCAAAGCGATTCTTCGCGCCAACGCTGCCGCTTGAGCAGCTCCCGCCCATCGACGTAGTGCTGATCTCTCACGATCACTACGACCACCTCGGCGCCGGGACCATGCGCACGCTCGCGAACCTGCCTGCCACGCGCAGCGCACGCTGGATCGCCCCGCTCGGCGTCGGTTCCATCCTCGAAGAAATGGGCCTCGATCGCGCCCGCTGCAGGGAACTCGACTGGATGGACACCGTGCATGCGGGCCCCATCGCCATTACAGCTCTGCCCGCGCGCCACTTCTCCGGCCGCAGCCTCTTCAACCGAATGCAGACCCTCTGGGCCTCGTTCGCGCTCATCGGCCCCACCCGCCGTGTCTACTACGGAGCCGATTCCGGCGAGTGGTCCGGCTTCGAGGAGATCGGCGCGCGCTTCGGCCCCTTCGATCTCACGATGCTCGAGATCGGCGCGTCCAATCCGCTCTGGGCGCAGATCCACATGGGGCCCGAAGGCGCCGTGCGCAGCTTTCGCGCGCTCGGCAGCAGCGGACTGCTGATGCCCATTCACTGGGGCCTGTTTGACCTCGCCCTGCACCACTGGCGCCAGCCGATTGAATACATGTTTGCAGTGGAAAACCTGAAGCTGTGGTCGCCCGCACCCGGCCAACCAGCAGAGGTAATCAAGGGCGATGAACTCCGCTCTAACTGGTGGAAGCCAGAAGCCAGTAGCCCGTAG
- the purQ gene encoding phosphoribosylformylglycinamidine synthase subunit PurQ, whose protein sequence is MKFGVTVFPGSNCDHDTYNVIESIAHKPVTFLWHDSPDLQGVDAILVPGGFAYGDYLRTGAIARFSPVMESVKKFAAKGGLVLGICNGFQILTEAGLLPGALMRNAGLKYICKQVHLRTETTNSAFTGTLQKGEVLQIPIGHMEGNYFCTPEELRRLEAEDRIAFRYATPEGEITPEANPNGSLGNIAGILNEGRNVLGMMPHPDRSSESLLGSADGWKIFESMVGALAAK, encoded by the coding sequence ATGAAATTCGGCGTTACGGTCTTTCCGGGTTCGAACTGCGATCACGATACCTACAACGTGATCGAGAGCATCGCGCATAAGCCGGTCACGTTCTTGTGGCACGATTCGCCGGATTTGCAGGGTGTGGACGCGATCCTGGTGCCGGGCGGCTTTGCCTATGGCGACTACCTGCGGACGGGTGCGATTGCGCGCTTTTCGCCGGTGATGGAGTCGGTGAAGAAGTTCGCGGCCAAGGGCGGGCTGGTGCTGGGCATCTGCAACGGGTTCCAGATTCTGACCGAAGCCGGACTGCTGCCGGGCGCGCTGATGCGCAACGCCGGGCTGAAGTACATCTGCAAGCAGGTGCACCTGCGCACCGAGACGACGAACAGCGCGTTCACCGGTACGCTGCAGAAGGGCGAGGTGCTGCAGATTCCCATCGGGCACATGGAAGGCAACTACTTCTGCACGCCTGAGGAACTGCGCCGGCTTGAGGCGGAGGATCGGATTGCGTTTCGGTATGCGACGCCCGAGGGCGAGATCACGCCCGAGGCGAATCCGAACGGGTCGCTCGGCAACATCGCCGGCATTCTCAATGAAGGCCGCAATGTGCTGGGCATGATGCCGCATCCGGACCGGTCGAGCGAGTCGCTGCTGGGCTCGGCGGATGGATGGAAGATCTTCGAGTCGATGGTGGGGGCTCTGGCGGCAAAATAG
- a CDS encoding type II toxin-antitoxin system HicA family toxin → MKLPGDVSASRLIRVLEHLGYQVLRQRGSHIRLRHDGPPQHSVSVPNHDPLKKGTLHGIVSEVARARSMLLEDLIGQL, encoded by the coding sequence ATGAAATTACCAGGGGACGTTTCGGCTTCACGGCTGATTCGCGTTCTCGAGCACCTCGGATACCAGGTACTCCGCCAAAGAGGCAGTCATATCCGGCTTCGTCACGATGGGCCTCCGCAGCACTCCGTCTCGGTGCCCAATCATGATCCACTCAAGAAAGGCACGCTGCACGGCATCGTGTCTGAGGTGGCGCGAGCGCGATCAATGTTGCTGGAAGACCTGATCGGCCAACTTTAG
- a CDS encoding 2-phospho-L-lactate guanylyltransferase: MEVIFEVREAEEGGYTARALGYAIFTEAETWDELRDNVREVTALHFEDEDVKPKIVQLHFIKDELVPLEAA, encoded by the coding sequence ATGGAAGTGATTTTCGAAGTTCGCGAGGCGGAAGAAGGCGGTTATACGGCCCGTGCGCTGGGCTACGCCATCTTCACTGAAGCTGAAACCTGGGACGAGCTGCGCGACAACGTCCGCGAGGTCACTGCACTGCATTTTGAAGATGAGGACGTAAAGCCGAAGATCGTCCAACTACACTTCATCAAGGACGAACTGGTCCCTCTTGAGGCAGCATGA
- a CDS encoding acyl-CoA thioesterase, whose product MPVTSHVRVRYAETDQMGIVYYANYLVWFEIGRVELLRSLGLAYSQMEKDHKLILPVVESNCRYRSPARYDDEILIETRPELLRGAVLKFAYRILRKNADDKHAHLLAEGETTHVVCDENMQKQHLPHDYAAALRKLME is encoded by the coding sequence ATGCCTGTTACCTCACACGTTCGCGTACGTTACGCCGAAACCGACCAGATGGGCATTGTCTACTATGCCAATTACCTGGTGTGGTTCGAGATTGGCCGCGTGGAGCTGCTGCGCTCGCTTGGCCTGGCCTACAGCCAGATGGAGAAGGATCACAAGCTGATCCTTCCGGTGGTAGAGTCCAACTGCCGTTACAGATCGCCCGCGCGGTATGACGACGAAATTCTGATCGAGACACGCCCCGAACTGCTGCGCGGAGCCGTGCTGAAGTTTGCCTATCGCATCCTGCGCAAGAACGCGGACGACAAACACGCGCATCTGCTGGCTGAGGGCGAGACTACGCACGTGGTCTGCGACGAGAATATGCAGAAGCAGCATCTGCCGCATGATTATGCGGCGGCGCTGCGGAAGCTGATGGAATAG
- the rseP gene encoding RIP metalloprotease RseP, which produces MQDLHTVVVAVFAFIVLIGIMVVVHEFGHFAVAKLCGVRVEAFSIGFGPRLFGIKRGDTDYKVCLLPLGGYVKMTGETPDQIQAGDAPDTSRPDYDPGSFTNHPRWQRMLIGVAGPVANFILAFVLMVFYYGFINEVPQHQVTTANIEWVAPDSSAAHAGFQTGDLITSFDGVKNPDWIQVDNQSQLNVNQTVPVTVDRNGTPINLSLQIPSLPKGEYAVDLSDAGIEPQVMKGPIQVQEVQPGTPAEKAGLKAGDQIVSVDGNPFHYVGTLLAYMKAYAGKTMALEVVRNGQHITLNATPEKQPDSNWRLGFAAVNPPMRRQPVPIRVAVAKSKSFCEYNSTLIVEVLGRLFTRKVAMSQLSGPVGIARMAGQAAETDIWFPKFYTAAAISINLGILNLMPFPILDGGLILLLLIESVLRHDISMAVKERIYQAAFVVLVVFFAFVIFNDVTKLPWFNHVHP; this is translated from the coding sequence ATGCAGGATCTTCATACAGTTGTAGTCGCCGTTTTCGCTTTCATTGTCCTGATCGGGATCATGGTGGTGGTCCATGAATTCGGACATTTCGCCGTTGCCAAGCTGTGCGGCGTGCGGGTTGAGGCGTTCTCCATCGGCTTTGGGCCGCGGCTGTTCGGCATCAAGAGAGGCGACACCGACTACAAGGTCTGCCTGCTGCCTCTGGGCGGCTACGTGAAGATGACGGGAGAGACGCCGGACCAGATTCAGGCAGGCGATGCGCCGGATACGAGCCGACCTGACTACGACCCCGGATCGTTCACCAATCATCCGCGCTGGCAGCGCATGCTGATCGGCGTGGCAGGCCCGGTGGCCAACTTCATTTTGGCTTTCGTGCTGATGGTGTTCTATTACGGATTCATCAACGAAGTTCCGCAGCACCAGGTGACGACGGCGAACATCGAGTGGGTTGCGCCCGACTCAAGCGCGGCGCATGCCGGCTTCCAGACCGGCGACTTGATTACGAGCTTCGACGGCGTGAAGAATCCTGACTGGATCCAGGTGGATAACCAGTCGCAGTTGAACGTGAACCAGACTGTTCCCGTAACGGTGGACCGCAACGGCACGCCGATCAATCTTTCACTGCAGATTCCATCGCTGCCCAAGGGCGAGTACGCGGTTGACCTCAGCGACGCCGGCATTGAGCCGCAGGTGATGAAGGGGCCGATCCAGGTGCAGGAGGTCCAGCCGGGCACTCCCGCGGAGAAGGCCGGGCTGAAGGCGGGCGACCAGATCGTATCGGTGGACGGCAACCCGTTCCACTATGTCGGCACGCTGCTGGCCTATATGAAGGCCTACGCGGGCAAGACGATGGCGCTGGAAGTGGTGCGGAACGGACAGCACATAACGCTGAATGCTACGCCGGAGAAGCAGCCTGATTCGAATTGGAGGCTGGGGTTTGCGGCGGTGAATCCGCCGATGCGCCGCCAGCCCGTTCCGATTCGCGTGGCAGTGGCGAAGTCGAAGAGCTTCTGCGAGTACAACTCGACGCTGATTGTGGAAGTGCTGGGGCGGCTGTTCACGCGCAAGGTGGCGATGTCGCAGCTCTCAGGGCCGGTGGGCATTGCGCGCATGGCGGGCCAGGCCGCAGAGACCGACATCTGGTTCCCGAAGTTCTATACGGCCGCGGCCATCAGCATCAATCTCGGCATTTTGAACCTGATGCCCTTCCCCATTCTCGATGGCGGGCTGATTCTGCTGCTGCTGATTGAGAGCGTGCTGCGCCACGACATCAGCATGGCCGTGAAAGAACGCATCTACCAGGCTGCGTTTGTGGTTCTGGTAGTGTTCTTCGCTTTCGTGATCTTCAACGACGTGACGAAACTGCCGTGGTTTAATCACGTACACCCGTGA
- the dxr gene encoding 1-deoxy-D-xylulose-5-phosphate reductoisomerase, which translates to MKRLAILGSTGSIGQSTLSIVEQFPERYSVTALAAGRNVDEALAQAVHWRPKVVSVATAELADQLAARLREAGASGIDVAHGTEGTVACSTHADADFVVSAIVGVAGLEATHAAILAGKPVGLANKECMVAAGEILTAAARAGNVPILPIDSEHNAVHQCMRVGEHKEVRYIWLTASGGPFRQTPIEAFASISPEQALKHPTWVMGRRITIDSATMLNKGLEVIEACRLFDVPPSQVRVTVHPQSTVHSLVEYVDGSILAQISVTDMRLPILYALAYPERPASNLTFDLAALRHLDFDPPDFERFPCLRLAFEAAEKGGAHCIALNAADEVAVEAFLDRRIPFTGIADTIARVLADTPETHPATIAEVLAEDRQARERARALLN; encoded by the coding sequence TTGAAACGACTCGCGATTCTCGGCTCGACCGGCTCCATTGGACAAAGCACGCTCTCCATCGTTGAGCAGTTTCCCGAGCGCTACAGCGTGACGGCGCTGGCGGCAGGCCGTAACGTCGATGAGGCGCTTGCGCAGGCGGTGCACTGGCGGCCGAAGGTGGTCTCAGTGGCGACCGCTGAGCTGGCGGACCAGCTAGCGGCGCGGCTGCGCGAGGCGGGGGCTTCGGGCATTGACGTGGCACACGGCACGGAAGGGACGGTCGCCTGCTCTACGCATGCTGACGCCGATTTTGTGGTTTCCGCTATCGTCGGCGTAGCCGGCCTGGAGGCGACGCACGCGGCGATCCTGGCCGGAAAGCCAGTGGGGCTCGCCAATAAGGAGTGCATGGTTGCCGCCGGGGAGATCCTGACGGCGGCTGCGCGGGCGGGGAACGTGCCGATTCTGCCGATCGACAGCGAGCACAACGCGGTGCACCAGTGCATGCGGGTGGGCGAGCACAAGGAAGTGAGGTACATCTGGCTGACGGCTTCGGGCGGGCCGTTCCGGCAGACTCCGATTGAGGCGTTCGCGTCCATTTCGCCGGAGCAGGCCCTGAAGCATCCAACGTGGGTGATGGGACGCCGGATCACGATCGATTCCGCCACGATGCTGAACAAGGGGCTCGAGGTGATCGAGGCCTGCAGGCTGTTCGATGTACCTCCGAGCCAAGTTCGCGTCACGGTGCATCCGCAATCGACGGTGCACTCGCTGGTGGAGTATGTGGATGGGTCGATTTTGGCGCAGATTTCGGTGACCGACATGCGCCTGCCGATTCTGTACGCGCTGGCGTATCCGGAGCGGCCGGCGTCGAACCTGACGTTCGATCTGGCGGCACTGCGGCACCTGGACTTCGATCCGCCGGATTTTGAACGGTTCCCTTGCCTGCGGCTTGCGTTTGAGGCCGCGGAAAAAGGCGGGGCGCACTGCATCGCGCTGAACGCCGCCGATGAGGTTGCGGTGGAGGCCTTCCTGGACCGCCGCATCCCATTTACCGGGATAGCAGATACAATTGCAAGAGTGCTCGCTGACACCCCGGAGACGCACCCGGCGACCATTGCCGAGGTCCTGGCCGAAGACCGGCAGGCACGGGAAAGAGCTCGTGCGCTGTTGAACTAA
- a CDS encoding phosphatidate cytidylyltransferase, with amino-acid sequence MKRVITAAVLIPIVFVIVFLPPHWQWLFVAATAVVAALAGWEYLGLAKELGADPPRLVVGVAIVALFVASYRWPDQVAPTLGILSLFLLLWCTFLSPINRVLPDASSSVFGLLYTGLTLVSLPALKQQSNGPSLLVFLFCAVWAGDTTALYVGRAWGRHKLAPSISPNKSWEGAVASVVGSVAVTGLLLALADYLSTHFNTMALSFSEDPVWYWLVLSAFLNVVAQVGDLAESALKRSAGVKDSGTILPGHGGVLDRIDALLLAAPTLWYVQLIHHSF; translated from the coding sequence ATGAAACGAGTTATCACGGCCGCCGTCCTTATCCCCATTGTTTTCGTGATTGTGTTTTTGCCGCCGCACTGGCAATGGCTTTTTGTGGCCGCCACTGCGGTTGTGGCCGCGCTGGCCGGGTGGGAATATCTGGGGCTGGCCAAGGAGCTCGGGGCCGATCCGCCGCGCCTCGTTGTGGGCGTGGCCATTGTGGCGTTGTTCGTAGCTTCGTATCGATGGCCGGACCAGGTGGCTCCTACCCTCGGGATACTGTCGCTGTTTCTGCTGTTGTGGTGCACGTTCCTGAGCCCTATCAACCGGGTGCTGCCGGACGCATCAAGCTCAGTGTTTGGGCTGCTCTACACGGGTCTTACGCTGGTGTCTTTGCCGGCGTTGAAGCAGCAGTCGAATGGGCCGTCGTTGCTGGTGTTTCTGTTCTGCGCAGTTTGGGCGGGAGATACGACTGCCCTTTACGTGGGGCGTGCATGGGGACGGCACAAGCTGGCGCCTTCGATCAGCCCCAACAAGTCGTGGGAGGGCGCGGTGGCATCTGTGGTGGGCAGCGTGGCTGTGACTGGCCTGTTGCTCGCGCTGGCAGACTACCTGAGTACGCACTTCAACACGATGGCGCTGTCGTTCTCTGAGGATCCGGTTTGGTACTGGCTGGTGCTGTCGGCATTCCTGAACGTGGTGGCGCAGGTGGGCGATCTTGCTGAGTCGGCGCTCAAGCGCTCGGCTGGCGTGAAGGATTCAGGGACGATTCTGCCGGGACACGGCGGCGTGCTGGATCGCATCGATGCGCTGCTGCTGGCTGCGCCGACACTGTGGTACGTCCAGCTCATTCACCATTCGTTTTAA
- a CDS encoding RES family NAD+ phosphorylase: protein MKLSGWRIVHERHTAQAFSGEGARLYGGRWNSAGVAVVYTAGSRALAALEMLVHLDSPRVLKRYVLRRVEFDERLLRKLEPGEIPSDWRENPPPRSTQAIGDKWIKGAGSAVFRVPSVVVPEEWNYLLNPAHPDFDKVEIAEPAKFDFDPRLGRG from the coding sequence TTGAAGCTTTCCGGGTGGCGGATTGTGCATGAGCGCCATACGGCCCAGGCGTTCAGCGGAGAAGGCGCGCGGCTCTATGGCGGGCGGTGGAATTCGGCGGGCGTGGCCGTGGTGTATACCGCCGGGTCGCGGGCACTGGCGGCACTGGAGATGCTGGTGCACCTGGACTCGCCGCGGGTTCTGAAGCGCTATGTGCTGCGTCGCGTAGAGTTCGATGAGCGGCTCCTGAGGAAACTGGAGCCGGGCGAGATTCCGTCCGACTGGCGCGAAAATCCGCCGCCCCGCAGCACGCAAGCGATCGGAGACAAATGGATCAAGGGCGCCGGTAGCGCAGTGTTTCGGGTGCCGAGCGTGGTGGTGCCGGAAGAGTGGAACTATCTGCTGAACCCGGCGCACCCCGACTTCGACAAGGTCGAGATCGCTGAGCCCGCGAAGTTCGATTTTGACCCAAGACTCGGCAGAGGTTGA
- the parS gene encoding type II RES/Xre toxin-antitoxin system antitoxin translates to MSRAIAARGFITESMMGAGSTDTNRLIREIEQGLPLRAMESLSLGLGLALPDLATHLGIPARTLARRKTAGRLSPDESERVVRVARLLEKALALFDWESSEARQWLREPKQALAGQSPLDYARTEIGAREVENLLGRLEHGVFS, encoded by the coding sequence ATGAGTAGAGCGATCGCGGCACGCGGATTTATCACCGAATCGATGATGGGAGCGGGGTCAACCGACACCAATCGGCTGATTCGCGAGATTGAGCAGGGCTTGCCCCTCAGGGCAATGGAGTCGCTGTCGTTGGGGTTGGGGCTGGCGCTTCCGGATTTGGCGACTCATCTGGGCATTCCGGCGCGCACGCTGGCCCGGCGCAAGACGGCGGGGCGGCTGAGCCCGGACGAATCCGAGCGGGTAGTGCGAGTGGCCCGCCTGCTGGAGAAGGCCCTGGCACTGTTTGACTGGGAGAGCAGCGAGGCGCGGCAGTGGCTGCGGGAACCGAAGCAGGCACTGGCCGGGCAGAGCCCGCTCGATTATGCGCGGACGGAGATTGGAGCCCGCGAGGTGGAGAACCTGCTAGGGCGGCTTGAGCACGGGGTCTTTTCTTGA
- a CDS encoding SulP family inorganic anion transporter: MSSDAKQGGRFGLPEWLTSYRSDWLRPDVIAGLTAAAVVIPKSMAYTSVAGLPLQVGLYTAFVPMIIYAILGTSRVLSVSTSSTIAILTAAELSAVAPGGDQAALLRAAATLTLLVGAMLVAACFLRLGFVANFISEPVLIGFKAGIGVVIILDQAPKLFGTHIEKGTFLHNVLATIRSVAETNPITLSVAVITIALLIAMEHYTPKIPAPLIAVGGGIACAYFLHLTAHGVSVVGNIPKGLPSFTAPSLDMASQLWPGALGIALMSFTETIAAGRAFAANDEPMPQANRELFATGLANAGGALLGAMPGGGGTSQTAVNRLAGARSQMAELVTAAMTLVTMLLLAPLIAMMPNATLASVVIVYTVSMIKPKEFKEILAVRRTEFIWALIAFAGVMLVGTLKGIIVAIIASIIGLAYQVANPHVYRLGRKPGTNIFRPRSDEHPEDESFPGLLILRPEGRIFFANAEQLAHKVRHEIEEVQPRVVALDMRAIFDLEYTALKMLGEAERKSREGGVRLWLVGMNPEVLSVVQRSSLGEALGREGMHFNLETAVTKYLGEQVPTEAEVIA; the protein is encoded by the coding sequence ATGTCTTCAGATGCAAAGCAAGGCGGCCGCTTCGGTCTGCCGGAGTGGCTGACCTCCTATCGCAGTGACTGGCTGCGGCCCGATGTCATTGCGGGACTCACGGCGGCGGCGGTAGTCATTCCCAAATCGATGGCCTATACGAGCGTGGCGGGGCTGCCGCTGCAGGTCGGCCTCTACACGGCGTTTGTGCCGATGATCATCTATGCGATTCTTGGGACCTCGCGCGTGCTCAGCGTCAGCACGTCATCCACAATCGCGATTCTGACCGCCGCAGAGCTGAGCGCGGTTGCGCCGGGCGGAGATCAGGCCGCGCTTTTACGCGCCGCCGCGACGCTGACGCTGCTGGTGGGCGCAATGCTCGTCGCGGCGTGCTTTTTGCGGCTGGGCTTTGTGGCGAATTTTATTTCCGAGCCGGTGCTGATCGGATTCAAGGCGGGTATCGGCGTGGTGATCATCCTGGACCAGGCTCCGAAGCTATTCGGCACCCACATCGAAAAGGGGACGTTTCTGCACAACGTGCTGGCAACGATCCGCAGCGTGGCGGAGACGAATCCCATCACGCTGAGCGTTGCTGTAATCACTATTGCGCTGCTGATCGCCATGGAACACTACACGCCCAAGATTCCAGCGCCGTTGATTGCGGTGGGGGGCGGGATCGCGTGCGCTTATTTCCTGCATCTGACCGCGCACGGCGTAAGCGTGGTGGGGAATATTCCTAAGGGGCTTCCGTCGTTCACGGCTCCGTCGCTTGATATGGCCAGCCAACTATGGCCGGGTGCACTCGGGATAGCGTTGATGAGCTTTACCGAGACTATTGCGGCAGGACGCGCCTTTGCTGCGAACGACGAGCCGATGCCGCAGGCGAACCGGGAACTGTTCGCGACTGGACTTGCCAACGCTGGCGGGGCGCTGCTGGGAGCAATGCCGGGTGGAGGCGGAACGAGTCAGACCGCTGTGAATCGGCTTGCCGGAGCGCGAAGCCAGATGGCTGAGCTTGTGACCGCGGCCATGACGCTGGTGACGATGCTGCTGCTGGCTCCGCTGATCGCCATGATGCCGAATGCCACGCTGGCCTCGGTTGTCATTGTTTATACGGTCAGCATGATCAAGCCGAAGGAGTTCAAGGAGATTCTGGCGGTGCGCCGCACGGAGTTCATCTGGGCCCTGATTGCCTTTGCGGGCGTAATGCTGGTGGGGACGCTGAAAGGCATCATCGTGGCGATCATCGCGTCGATTATTGGGCTCGCCTACCAGGTTGCGAATCCACATGTGTACCGGCTGGGCCGCAAGCCTGGGACAAACATCTTCCGGCCGCGCAGCGATGAACACCCCGAAGATGAGAGCTTCCCGGGGCTGCTGATCCTGCGGCCCGAAGGACGAATCTTCTTCGCGAACGCAGAGCAATTGGCGCACAAAGTCCGGCACGAAATCGAGGAAGTACAGCCCCGGGTCGTCGCTCTCGATATGCGCGCCATCTTCGACCTCGAGTACACGGCACTCAAGATGCTGGGTGAGGCGGAGAGGAAATCGCGGGAGGGCGGCGTTCGCCTTTGGCTCGTGGGCATGAACCCCGAGGTTCTTTCCGTGGTGCAGCGATCATCGTTGGGCGAGGCGTTGGGGCGCGAAGGCATGCACTTCAACCTTGAAACGGCAGTGACGAAGTACCTGGGCGAGCAGGTTCCGACCGAGGCCGAAGTGATCGCCTGA
- a CDS encoding MltF family protein, whose amino-acid sequence MKTHSRTLAVSLLCVAFACPFFPHLDAQEKASGRQQITPPTETKLWTGDIDELLKKRVIRIGVPYSKTFYYTVKGVQYGTAYETGKELEKYLNKKYPQPTKNLKILVVLFVLPRDHAADMLQKGKIDILAGAISVTDQRKMLADFCDPIYTGINEVVVTAPGGPQITSADDLSGKTVSVRKISSYWEHLEALNQRFKTEGKPEVKLQVVPDDLGDEDLLEMVNSGLLPMTVVSDWTAKLWSKLLPKIVVTDTAISTGGTVAWAIRKDSPKLMADLNQFFTTHKEGTAFGRELVSRYVTSGYMLKQAVSPSAMKNFEATSAQFQKYAAEYGTDYMLMMAKGYQESGLNQNVKSPVGAIGIMQLMPATGKSMQVGDITQQDANIHAGIKYFRQTEEKYFGNEPMDELNKVLFTMAAYNCGPNRVKQLRQEASDKGLDPNIWINNVEVIAAARVGNETVSYVSNIYKYYIAYKLLAEQEEQRKKARESIAETPGGF is encoded by the coding sequence ATGAAGACCCACAGTCGCACCTTGGCTGTTTCCTTGCTCTGTGTTGCCTTCGCTTGCCCTTTCTTCCCCCACCTGGACGCTCAGGAGAAAGCATCAGGCAGACAGCAAATTACGCCTCCAACGGAGACAAAGCTCTGGACGGGCGACATCGACGAGTTGCTGAAGAAGCGGGTCATCCGCATCGGCGTTCCATACTCCAAAACCTTCTACTACACGGTCAAAGGCGTGCAGTACGGAACCGCGTACGAAACCGGGAAGGAACTGGAGAAATATCTCAACAAGAAATATCCCCAGCCCACCAAGAACCTCAAGATCCTGGTGGTCCTGTTCGTATTGCCGCGCGATCATGCGGCGGACATGCTGCAGAAAGGCAAGATCGATATCCTGGCCGGCGCAATTTCTGTCACCGATCAGCGCAAGATGCTCGCCGACTTCTGCGACCCCATCTACACCGGCATCAACGAAGTAGTGGTCACCGCTCCCGGCGGCCCGCAAATTACATCCGCCGACGACCTCTCAGGCAAGACCGTCTCTGTCCGCAAAATATCCAGCTACTGGGAACACCTCGAGGCTCTCAATCAGCGCTTCAAGACCGAGGGCAAACCAGAGGTGAAGCTGCAGGTCGTCCCCGACGATCTCGGTGACGAAGATCTGCTCGAGATGGTCAACTCCGGCCTGTTGCCCATGACGGTTGTGAGCGACTGGACCGCGAAACTCTGGAGCAAACTGCTACCCAAGATAGTGGTGACTGATACGGCCATCAGCACCGGCGGCACAGTCGCCTGGGCCATACGCAAGGACTCTCCCAAGCTGATGGCTGACCTCAATCAGTTCTTCACCACTCACAAAGAGGGAACCGCATTCGGCCGCGAACTCGTCTCGCGATACGTGACAAGCGGCTACATGCTCAAGCAGGCCGTCTCTCCCTCGGCCATGAAGAACTTCGAGGCCACCTCCGCGCAGTTCCAGAAGTACGCAGCCGAATACGGCACCGATTACATGCTCATGATGGCGAAGGGCTATCAGGAGTCAGGGTTGAATCAGAACGTGAAGAGCCCGGTGGGCGCCATCGGCATCATGCAGCTCATGCCCGCCACCGGCAAATCGATGCAGGTGGGCGACATCACTCAGCAGGACGCCAACATCCACGCCGGCATCAAGTATTTCCGCCAGACCGAAGAGAAGTACTTCGGCAACGAACCTATGGATGAGCTGAACAAGGTGCTCTTCACCATGGCCGCATATAACTGCGGGCCGAACCGTGTGAAGCAGCTGCGGCAGGAGGCTTCGGACAAAGGCCTCGATCCCAACATCTGGATCAACAATGTGGAAGTAATCGCCGCGGCTCGGGTCGGCAACGAGACGGTCAGCTACGTCTCGAACATCTACAAGTACTACATCGCCTACAAGCTGCTCGCCGAGCAGGAGGAGCAGCGCAAAAAGGCCCGCGAGTCAATTGCGGAAACTCCCGGGGGCTTTTAG